In Curtobacterium sp. L6-1, a genomic segment contains:
- a CDS encoding RecQ family ATP-dependent DNA helicase, whose protein sequence is MSSPAASPVPPSVADAAPSGPASSGPASSGPASSGPAPSSAIAAEAQEALQALTGRPEAVFHPGQLEAISALVEHRQRALVVQRTGWGKSAVYFLATLLLRRRGGGPTVLVSPLLALMRDQVAAAARAGVRAVSINSANAHEWSETQAALARDEVDVLLVSPERLNNPKFRDEQLPALIGRMGMLVVDEAHCISDWGHDFRPDYRRLAELIRSLPHGVPVLATTATANERVVEDVAEQLTAGPEDPVFTIRGSLARASLRLGVLTLPDARARLGWLLAHLGDLPGSGIIYTLTVSAAEDIARLLRESGYAVRAYTGRTDNEEREQLEAQLKGNELKALVATSALGMGFDKPDLGFVVHIGAPSSPVAYYQQIGRAGRATDNADVLLLPGREDQEIWQYFASASMPTESRASAVLGALSPDAAMSTVALEGLVDIKRSTLELLLKVLDVDGAVRRVGGGWVTTGRPWEYDAVRYERVAAARAAEAASMLTYESTSACRMQLLQQDLDDPTAEPCGRCDNCAGAWYPTDVSEADRSGAADALDQVGVEIAPRAQWPSGMASLGVAVKGKIPAGELVAPGRAVARLTDLGWGGPLRALFATGTSDAPVSRELVDGCVRALKDWPWEVRPTGVVAMSSRSRPQLVGSLAQALSSIGRLQHLGTLERDGGVPRGDGATNSAYRLSGVWDTFVVGPELAAGLQAHHGPVLLVDDLVDSRWTMTVAGRELLRAGASAVLPFALATVA, encoded by the coding sequence ATGAGCTCACCTGCTGCCTCCCCCGTCCCGCCGTCGGTCGCGGACGCCGCGCCGTCGGGCCCGGCATCGTCGGGGCCGGCATCGTCGGGGCCGGCATCGTCGGGGCCGGCGCCGTCGTCGGCGATCGCCGCGGAGGCGCAGGAGGCGCTGCAGGCGCTCACCGGCCGCCCCGAAGCCGTCTTCCACCCCGGACAACTCGAGGCGATCTCGGCACTCGTGGAGCACCGGCAGCGCGCGCTCGTGGTGCAGCGCACCGGGTGGGGCAAGTCCGCCGTCTACTTCCTCGCGACCCTGCTGCTCCGGCGCCGCGGCGGCGGTCCGACCGTGCTGGTGTCCCCGCTGCTCGCGCTCATGCGGGACCAGGTGGCGGCGGCTGCCCGTGCCGGGGTCCGGGCGGTGTCGATCAACTCGGCGAACGCGCACGAGTGGTCCGAGACCCAGGCGGCGCTCGCCCGTGACGAGGTCGACGTGCTCCTCGTCTCCCCCGAGCGGCTGAACAACCCGAAGTTCCGCGACGAGCAGCTGCCCGCACTGATCGGGCGGATGGGGATGCTCGTCGTCGACGAAGCGCACTGCATCTCCGACTGGGGCCACGACTTCCGCCCGGACTACCGGCGGCTCGCCGAGCTCATCCGGTCCCTGCCGCACGGCGTGCCGGTCCTGGCGACGACCGCGACCGCCAACGAACGCGTGGTCGAGGACGTCGCCGAGCAGCTCACCGCCGGCCCCGAGGACCCGGTGTTCACCATCCGCGGTTCGCTCGCCCGCGCCTCCCTGCGCCTCGGCGTCCTCACCCTGCCCGACGCCCGCGCCCGGCTCGGCTGGTTGCTCGCGCACCTCGGCGACCTGCCCGGCAGCGGGATCATCTACACGCTCACGGTCTCGGCGGCCGAGGACATCGCCCGCTTGCTGCGCGAGTCCGGGTACGCCGTCCGCGCCTACACGGGCCGCACCGACAACGAGGAACGCGAGCAGCTCGAAGCACAGTTGAAGGGCAACGAGCTCAAGGCCCTCGTCGCGACCAGCGCGCTCGGCATGGGGTTCGACAAGCCCGACCTCGGGTTCGTGGTGCACATCGGCGCTCCGTCCTCCCCCGTCGCCTACTACCAGCAGATCGGTCGTGCGGGACGCGCCACGGACAACGCCGACGTCCTGCTGCTGCCCGGTCGCGAGGACCAGGAGATCTGGCAGTACTTCGCGAGCGCCTCGATGCCGACGGAGTCCCGCGCGTCTGCCGTGCTCGGCGCGCTGTCCCCCGACGCCGCCATGTCGACCGTGGCGCTCGAGGGGCTCGTCGACATTAAGCGTTCGACCCTCGAGCTGCTCCTCAAGGTGCTCGACGTCGACGGGGCCGTCCGGCGGGTGGGCGGGGGCTGGGTCACCACCGGCCGCCCCTGGGAGTACGACGCCGTCCGCTACGAGCGCGTCGCCGCCGCCCGCGCCGCCGAGGCCGCGTCGATGCTGACGTACGAGTCGACGAGCGCCTGCCGCATGCAGCTGCTGCAGCAGGACCTGGACGACCCGACCGCCGAGCCCTGCGGCCGGTGCGACAACTGCGCCGGTGCCTGGTACCCGACCGACGTCTCCGAGGCCGACCGCTCCGGGGCCGCGGACGCCCTCGACCAGGTGGGGGTGGAGATCGCCCCGCGCGCGCAGTGGCCGTCCGGCATGGCGTCCCTGGGGGTCGCCGTCAAGGGCAAGATCCCGGCAGGCGAACTCGTCGCACCCGGGCGGGCGGTCGCACGCCTCACCGACCTCGGCTGGGGTGGTCCGCTCCGCGCACTGTTCGCCACCGGGACGTCCGATGCGCCGGTCTCGCGCGAACTCGTCGACGGGTGCGTCCGCGCCCTGAAGGACTGGCCGTGGGAGGTCCGACCGACCGGGGTCGTCGCGATGTCCTCCCGCTCCCGGCCACAGCTCGTCGGCTCCCTCGCGCAGGCGCTGTCGTCGATCGGTCGGCTGCAGCACCTGGGCACGCTCGAGCGTGACGGCGGCGTCCCCCGTGGCGACGGCGCGACGAACAGCGCCTACCGGTTGTCCGGCGTGTGGGACACCTTCGTGGTCGGACCCGAACTGGCCGCCGGGCTCCAGGCGCACCACGGGCCGGTGCTGCTCGTGGACGACCTGGTCGACAGCCGGTGGACGATGACGGTCGCGGGGCGCGAACTCCTGCGCGCCGGAGCGTCGGCGGTGCTGCCGTTCGCCCTGGCCACCGTCGCCTGA
- a CDS encoding oxidoreductase, with the protein MTTTSLPGGTYRLADDLTLTRVGYGAMQLAGPGVFGPPSDPDEAVRVLRAVVELGITHIDTSDFYGPHVTNQLIRDALAPYPADLRIVTKVGARRDEQGGWPHAREPHELVEQVHDNLRNLGVEQLDVVNLRMGGVDAPEAGSIAPQFAALAELQQQGLIRHLGLSTVDADQLAEAQTIAPVVCVQNMYNVARREDDALVDLTAEQGIAYVPYFPLGGFSPLQSGALDRVAERLEVSRLTVALSWLLQRSPNMLLIPGTSSVAHLRDNVASAGFVLPEDAVAELDAIGSAA; encoded by the coding sequence ATGACCACGACATCGCTCCCCGGCGGCACGTACCGCCTCGCCGACGACCTCACCCTGACCCGCGTCGGGTACGGCGCCATGCAGCTCGCCGGACCGGGGGTGTTCGGCCCGCCGAGCGACCCCGACGAGGCCGTCCGGGTCCTGCGGGCGGTCGTCGAGCTCGGGATCACCCACATCGACACGTCGGACTTCTACGGCCCGCACGTCACCAACCAGCTCATCCGCGACGCACTGGCACCGTACCCGGCCGACTTGCGGATCGTGACGAAGGTCGGCGCGCGCCGGGATGAGCAGGGCGGGTGGCCGCACGCGCGCGAGCCGCACGAGCTCGTCGAACAGGTGCACGACAACCTCCGGAACCTGGGCGTCGAGCAGCTCGACGTCGTCAACCTGCGCATGGGCGGCGTCGACGCCCCCGAGGCCGGCTCGATCGCACCGCAGTTCGCGGCGCTCGCCGAGCTCCAGCAGCAGGGGCTGATCCGGCACCTCGGCCTGTCGACCGTGGACGCCGATCAGCTCGCCGAAGCGCAGACGATCGCGCCCGTCGTCTGCGTGCAGAACATGTACAACGTCGCCCGGCGCGAGGACGACGCCCTCGTCGACCTGACCGCCGAGCAGGGCATCGCCTACGTGCCGTACTTCCCGCTCGGAGGCTTCTCCCCGCTGCAGTCCGGCGCGCTCGACCGGGTCGCGGAGCGCCTCGAGGTGTCGCGGCTCACGGTCGCGCTGTCCTGGCTGCTGCAGCGCTCGCCCAACATGCTGCTCATCCCGGGCACGTCGTCGGTGGCGCACCTGCGGGACAACGTGGCGTCGGCCGGGTTCGTGCTGCCCGAGGACGCGGTGGCCGAGCTCGACGCGATCGGTTCCGCGGCGTAG
- a CDS encoding helix-turn-helix domain-containing protein: MSDNPLGDHLRARRELVQPADVGIRVTGVRRTPGLRREEVATLAGISADYYLRLEQGRDRNPSPQVLEALARVLGLDGVGTEYLLGLAGVRPSPPSRRTRSHRQVVPAGTLQLLDVIGLPAFVENRVFDVLAANAVATELAPGLRAGANRLRTMFLEPDELERYPEWPRHMAGMVAAFRASIGAAVDDPDVVRLVGELSLGSEDFRRLWARHDVRALGGGDVRMWHPEVGDLELRREKLGVGGTDGQLLVVHHAEPSSRSARGLALLGSLAATRTANAAAARSDPPTAARVTASPPTAGPDESDGPASGT, from the coding sequence GTGAGCGACAACCCCCTCGGTGACCACCTGCGCGCCCGTCGCGAGCTCGTGCAGCCCGCGGACGTCGGCATCCGGGTGACGGGTGTCCGGCGCACGCCCGGACTCCGCCGCGAGGAGGTCGCCACCCTCGCCGGCATCAGCGCCGACTACTACCTCCGGCTCGAGCAGGGCCGCGACCGGAACCCGTCGCCGCAGGTCCTCGAGGCGCTCGCCCGCGTCCTGGGGCTCGACGGCGTCGGGACCGAGTACCTGCTCGGCCTGGCGGGTGTCCGTCCGTCCCCGCCGAGTCGTCGGACGCGGTCGCACCGTCAGGTCGTCCCCGCCGGCACCCTGCAGCTCCTCGACGTCATCGGCCTGCCGGCGTTCGTCGAGAACCGGGTGTTCGACGTCCTCGCTGCCAACGCCGTCGCCACCGAGCTCGCCCCGGGCCTCCGTGCCGGCGCGAACCGGCTCCGGACGATGTTCCTCGAGCCGGACGAGCTCGAGCGGTACCCGGAGTGGCCGCGACACATGGCGGGCATGGTCGCCGCCTTCCGGGCGTCCATCGGCGCCGCCGTCGACGATCCCGACGTGGTCCGCCTGGTCGGTGAGCTGTCGCTCGGCAGCGAGGACTTCCGTCGGCTCTGGGCACGGCACGACGTCCGGGCGCTCGGCGGCGGGGACGTGCGGATGTGGCACCCGGAGGTCGGCGACCTCGAGTTGCGGCGCGAGAAGCTCGGCGTCGGCGGCACCGACGGGCAGCTCCTCGTGGTGCACCACGCCGAGCCCAGCTCTCGGTCGGCCCGCGGACTGGCGCTGCTCGGCAGCCTCGCAGCGACCCGGACGGCGAACGCCGCCGCCGCACGGTCGGACCCGCCGACCGCCGCGCGGGTGACCGCCTCCCCGCCTACCGCCGGACCCGACGAGTCGGACGGGCCGGCTTCGGGAACGTGA
- the der gene encoding ribosome biogenesis GTPase Der — MAQLDDRSDDFPEYDDALGERLADIDEAEADQRASALRAGLEEYDLDDEDLALLEAGKLGVDGVAYLPALPVLAIVGRPNVGKSQLVNRILGRREAVVQDTPGVTRDRVSYKAEWNDKRFTIVDTGGWEPDAKGINASVAAQAEVAIDLADAVLFVVDVTVGITATDEHVVKMLRGTDRPVIVVANKSDDDRRDLEAHALWNLGLGEPHPVSALHGRGVADLLDLIIATLPDVSAVAKQEIGGPRRVAILGRPNVGKSSLLNKAAGEERVVVNELAGTTRDPVDEQIELGGKTWRFVDTAGIRKRVHMQQGADFYASLRTTAALEKAEVAVVVLDVTEPVSVQDLRIIDLVLESGRALVLAYNKWDLLDDERRRYLEREIEQDLAHVAWAPRVNISARTGRHLEKLVPALETALESWDTRIPTGKVNAFVAELVQEHPHPVRGGKQPRILFATQASTQPPTFVLFTSAFLDPQYRRFITRRLREVWGFDGTPIIVNMRVRERRKR; from the coding sequence ATGGCGCAGCTGGACGACCGAAGCGACGACTTCCCCGAGTACGACGACGCCCTCGGCGAGCGGCTCGCCGACATCGACGAGGCCGAAGCGGACCAGCGCGCGAGCGCCCTCCGCGCCGGCCTCGAGGAGTACGACCTCGACGACGAGGACCTCGCACTCCTCGAAGCCGGCAAGCTCGGCGTCGACGGGGTCGCGTACCTGCCGGCGCTGCCGGTGCTCGCGATCGTCGGCCGCCCGAACGTCGGCAAGTCGCAGCTCGTGAACCGCATCCTCGGCCGCCGCGAGGCCGTCGTGCAGGACACTCCGGGTGTCACGCGCGACCGCGTCAGCTACAAGGCCGAGTGGAACGACAAGCGCTTCACGATCGTCGACACCGGCGGGTGGGAGCCCGACGCGAAGGGCATCAACGCCTCGGTCGCCGCCCAGGCCGAGGTTGCGATCGACCTCGCCGACGCGGTGCTCTTCGTCGTGGACGTCACGGTCGGCATCACCGCGACCGACGAGCACGTCGTCAAGATGCTCCGCGGCACCGACCGCCCGGTCATCGTCGTCGCGAACAAGTCCGACGACGACCGCCGCGACCTCGAGGCGCACGCGCTGTGGAACCTCGGCCTCGGTGAGCCGCACCCGGTCTCGGCCCTGCACGGCCGCGGTGTCGCCGACCTGCTCGACCTCATCATCGCGACGCTGCCGGACGTGTCCGCGGTCGCGAAGCAGGAGATCGGTGGACCCCGTCGCGTCGCGATCCTCGGGCGCCCGAACGTCGGCAAGAGCTCGCTGCTCAACAAGGCCGCGGGCGAGGAGCGCGTCGTCGTGAACGAGCTCGCCGGCACCACGCGCGACCCGGTGGACGAGCAGATCGAACTCGGCGGCAAGACCTGGCGCTTCGTCGACACCGCGGGCATCCGCAAGCGCGTGCACATGCAGCAGGGCGCGGACTTCTACGCCTCGCTCCGCACGACCGCCGCGCTCGAGAAGGCCGAGGTCGCCGTCGTCGTCCTCGACGTGACCGAGCCGGTCTCGGTGCAGGACCTCCGCATCATCGACCTGGTGCTCGAGTCCGGCCGCGCCCTCGTCCTGGCCTACAACAAGTGGGACCTGCTGGACGACGAGCGTCGCCGCTACCTCGAGCGCGAGATCGAGCAGGACCTGGCGCACGTCGCCTGGGCTCCGCGCGTCAACATATCCGCCCGCACCGGTCGTCACCTCGAGAAGCTCGTGCCCGCGCTCGAGACCGCACTCGAGTCGTGGGACACCCGCATCCCGACCGGCAAGGTCAACGCCTTCGTCGCGGAACTCGTGCAGGAGCACCCGCACCCGGTCCGCGGCGGCAAGCAGCCCCGCATCCTGTTCGCCACGCAGGCGTCGACCCAGCCGCCGACCTTCGTGCTCTTCACGTCGGCGTTCCTCGACCCGCAGTACCGCCGGTTCATCACCCGGCGTCTCCGCGAGGTCTGGGGCTTCGACGGCACCCCGATCATCGTCAACATGCGCGTCCGCGAGCGTCGGAAGCGCTGA
- the cmk gene encoding (d)CMP kinase: protein MPAGLPEGAFVAKFVVAVDGPAGSGKSSVSRAAARALGFGYQDTGAAYRALAWHALQQGVDLDDPAAVLASWDTFDYAIGTDPDDSFVRVGGVDVTDAIRTPEVTAAVAHIAKLPDVRAKLVQLFRQVMRMADGQGIITEGRDITTVVAPDAEVRILLTADESVRMARRSAEVTTQSAEETSAALARRDAADAKVVDFMNAADGVTTLDSTDLDFDQTVQAVVDLARSATN, encoded by the coding sequence ATGCCCGCCGGCCTGCCCGAGGGTGCGTTCGTCGCGAAGTTCGTGGTCGCGGTCGACGGCCCCGCCGGCAGCGGCAAGTCGAGCGTGTCCCGTGCCGCGGCCCGCGCGCTCGGCTTCGGGTACCAGGACACCGGCGCCGCCTACCGCGCGCTCGCGTGGCACGCCCTACAGCAGGGCGTCGACCTCGACGACCCGGCGGCGGTCCTCGCCAGCTGGGACACCTTCGACTACGCGATCGGCACCGACCCCGACGACTCCTTCGTGCGGGTGGGTGGGGTCGACGTCACGGACGCCATCCGCACCCCGGAGGTCACGGCCGCCGTCGCCCACATCGCCAAGCTGCCGGACGTCCGCGCGAAGCTCGTCCAGCTGTTCCGGCAGGTGATGCGGATGGCCGACGGACAGGGCATCATCACCGAGGGTCGCGACATCACGACCGTCGTGGCACCCGACGCCGAGGTGCGGATCCTGTTGACCGCCGACGAATCCGTTAGGATGGCACGTCGGTCGGCAGAGGTCACGACGCAGTCGGCCGAAGAGACCTCGGCGGCACTCGCTCGTCGGGACGCGGCCGACGCCAAGGTGGTCGACTTCATGAACGCCGCCGACGGCGTGACCACCCTCGACTCCACCGACCTCGACTTCGACCAGACCGTGCAGGCGGTGGTCGACCTGGCCCGCTCGGCCACGAACTGA
- a CDS encoding prephenate dehydrogenase, with protein sequence MASEPDRRLRGPVRIVGTGLLGASIGLALRDKGVEVVLDDVSPAALALAVDYGAGRHPAPGDAPQLVVVAVPPDVTAAVVERELATYPDAVVTDVASVKSGPLERLRAVGADVSRYIGSHPMAGRERSGPTAARADLFIGRPWVIAGHDDISYQRAAAVEDLALDLGATVVPMDPESHDRAVAVVSHAPQLVSTLMASRLRDAPGEALGLAGGGVRDVTRIAASDPGLWVQIIGANAEHIRPVLTALRDDLDRVIDALADPAATGAPRAIAETMASGNRGVERLPGKHGSTTRFARVVVLIDDRPGQFAALLTTIGELGINLEDLRLEHSPRAQIGIVEVSVVPEHEQRLVEELEGRGWRIAAAWA encoded by the coding sequence GTGGCGTCGGAGCCCGACCGGCGGCTGCGCGGACCGGTCCGGATCGTGGGCACCGGGCTGCTCGGCGCCTCGATCGGCCTCGCGCTGCGCGACAAGGGGGTCGAGGTCGTCCTCGACGACGTCTCCCCGGCCGCGCTGGCGCTCGCCGTGGACTACGGCGCGGGTCGACACCCGGCGCCCGGTGACGCGCCGCAGCTCGTCGTGGTGGCGGTGCCGCCCGACGTCACGGCCGCGGTCGTCGAACGCGAACTCGCCACCTACCCGGACGCCGTCGTCACCGACGTGGCCAGCGTCAAGTCCGGGCCGCTCGAACGACTCCGGGCGGTCGGAGCCGACGTCTCGCGGTACATCGGCTCGCATCCGATGGCCGGACGGGAGCGCAGCGGTCCGACCGCTGCCCGGGCCGACCTGTTCATCGGACGCCCGTGGGTGATCGCCGGCCACGACGACATCAGCTACCAGCGTGCCGCCGCGGTCGAGGACCTGGCGCTCGACCTCGGCGCGACGGTCGTCCCGATGGACCCCGAGTCGCACGACCGGGCGGTGGCGGTGGTGTCTCACGCGCCACAGCTCGTGTCGACGCTGATGGCCTCGCGACTGCGTGACGCCCCGGGCGAGGCGCTCGGGCTCGCCGGCGGCGGCGTGCGCGACGTCACCCGCATCGCGGCCAGCGACCCCGGACTGTGGGTCCAGATCATCGGCGCGAACGCCGAGCACATCCGTCCGGTGCTGACCGCCCTGCGTGACGACCTCGACCGCGTGATCGACGCCCTCGCCGACCCGGCCGCGACCGGGGCGCCCCGGGCGATCGCCGAGACGATGGCGTCCGGCAACCGCGGAGTCGAACGGCTGCCCGGCAAGCACGGCTCCACCACCCGCTTCGCCCGGGTCGTCGTCCTCATCGACGACCGACCCGGGCAGTTCGCCGCACTCCTCACCACCATCGGGGAGCTCGGCATCAACCTCGAGGACCTGCGCCTCGAGCACTCGCCCCGGGCGCAGATCGGCATCGTCGAGGTGTCCGTCGTCCCGGAGCACGAACAGCGACTCGTCGAGGAACTCGAGGGTCGCGGATGGAGGATCGCAGCAGCATGGGCCTGA
- a CDS encoding pseudouridine synthase: MQKVIAAAGVASRRVAENLIAEGRVTVNGEVADMLGRRVDTDTDEVAVDGVPVQTDTSRRYVVLNKPTGVVSSMQDEHDRPDLSQFVDRFEERLFNVGRLDFDTSGLLILTNDGGLAHVLAHPSFGVTKTYVAKVDGNMVPSTLQLLLDGIELEDGPIAADKARLLESSRGESLVEITLHSGRNRIVRRMLEAVGHPVLELVRRSFGPLQLGSLAPGQSRELTTVELGQLLGIARGAEARTGDDEAESTD, encoded by the coding sequence CTGCAGAAGGTGATCGCCGCTGCGGGCGTGGCCAGCCGCCGCGTCGCGGAGAACCTGATCGCCGAGGGTCGCGTGACCGTGAACGGTGAGGTCGCCGACATGCTCGGCCGCCGTGTCGACACGGACACCGACGAGGTCGCCGTCGACGGCGTGCCGGTGCAGACCGACACCTCGCGGCGCTACGTCGTCCTCAACAAGCCGACCGGGGTCGTCTCGAGCATGCAGGACGAGCACGACCGGCCCGACCTGTCGCAGTTCGTCGACCGGTTCGAGGAACGGCTGTTCAACGTCGGCCGCCTCGACTTCGACACGTCCGGACTGCTCATCCTGACGAACGACGGCGGTCTGGCACACGTCCTGGCGCACCCGTCGTTCGGTGTCACGAAGACGTACGTCGCGAAGGTCGACGGCAACATGGTGCCCTCGACGCTCCAGCTGCTGCTCGACGGCATCGAGCTCGAGGACGGTCCGATCGCGGCGGACAAGGCGCGACTGCTCGAGTCCTCGCGGGGGGAGTCCCTCGTCGAGATCACGCTGCACTCCGGGCGCAACCGGATCGTGCGACGGATGCTCGAGGCGGTCGGGCACCCGGTGCTCGAGCTCGTCCGCCGGTCGTTCGGGCCGCTGCAGCTCGGCAGCCTCGCTCCAGGCCAGTCCCGCGAGCTGACCACGGTCGAGCTCGGACAGCTGCTCGGGATCGCCCGTGGTGCCGAGGCGCGCACGGGTGACGACGAGGCCGAGAGCACGGACTGA
- the scpB gene encoding SMC-Scp complex subunit ScpB → MPVDRQLEAILMIADQPQSLVALAAAVGEPVPVVRQAVDRLVADFDGVDGTVRRGFELREVGGGWRFYVRAELDAVVEQFVEAERPARLSQAALETLAVVAYKQPITRSQIAAIRAVNVDGVVRTLVARGLIEESFTDAETGAINYVTSGLLLQQLGINSLDELPLISPLLEDGADGFGQTEGIPDGRV, encoded by the coding sequence GTGCCGGTCGACCGGCAGCTCGAGGCGATCCTCATGATCGCGGACCAGCCGCAGTCCCTCGTCGCGCTCGCCGCGGCGGTCGGCGAGCCGGTCCCCGTCGTCCGCCAGGCCGTCGACCGGCTCGTGGCGGACTTCGACGGCGTCGACGGCACCGTCCGCCGCGGCTTCGAGCTCCGCGAGGTCGGCGGCGGCTGGCGCTTCTACGTCCGCGCCGAACTCGACGCCGTGGTCGAGCAGTTCGTCGAGGCCGAACGCCCCGCGCGGCTGTCCCAGGCGGCGCTCGAGACCCTCGCGGTGGTCGCCTACAAGCAGCCGATCACCCGCTCCCAGATCGCCGCGATCCGGGCCGTCAACGTCGACGGAGTGGTGCGGACGCTCGTCGCGCGCGGTCTCATCGAGGAGTCGTTCACCGACGCCGAGACCGGCGCCATCAACTACGTGACCTCCGGGCTGCTGCTCCAGCAGCTCGGCATCAACTCGCTCGACGAGCTTCCGCTCATCTCGCCCCTCCTGGAGGACGGCGCGGACGGTTTCGGGCAGACCGAAGGGATCCCCGATGGCCGGGTATGA
- a CDS encoding segregation and condensation protein A: MAPSPEDPATSLPSGAAGPASDGRDAPVGTTTAPGFRVRLSNFDGPFDLLLLLITKHELDITEVALSAVTGEFIAYVRQAESSDELDEASEFLVVAATLLDLKIVGLLPQGELVDAEDVALLEARDLLFARLLQYRAFKQAADWFGERWGAESRRHVRSVRLEERFRARTPELVWTLSVQDFAALAALASAPREIPTVGLDHLHAPAVSIREQAAIVVSVLRTRADEGAPDVTFRELVAGVDQAGIVVARFLAILELYRNASISFEQLEPLGELVLRWTALDWTDESLANLGADYDG; the protein is encoded by the coding sequence GTGGCGCCGTCGCCTGAGGACCCGGCTACGAGCCTCCCGTCCGGTGCCGCCGGACCGGCGTCCGACGGGCGCGACGCGCCGGTCGGCACCACGACCGCACCCGGGTTCCGGGTGCGGCTCAGCAACTTCGACGGCCCGTTCGACCTGCTGCTCTTGCTCATCACGAAGCACGAACTCGACATCACCGAGGTCGCGCTCAGCGCCGTGACAGGGGAGTTCATCGCGTACGTCCGGCAGGCGGAGTCGAGCGACGAACTCGACGAGGCGAGCGAGTTCCTCGTCGTCGCAGCGACGCTGCTCGACTTGAAGATCGTCGGGCTGCTGCCGCAGGGCGAGCTCGTCGACGCCGAGGACGTCGCACTCCTCGAGGCCCGCGACCTGCTCTTCGCCCGTCTGTTGCAGTACCGCGCGTTCAAGCAGGCCGCCGACTGGTTCGGCGAACGCTGGGGCGCCGAGTCCCGACGGCACGTCCGGAGCGTCCGGCTCGAGGAACGTTTTCGCGCCCGGACGCCCGAGCTGGTGTGGACGCTGTCCGTGCAGGACTTCGCCGCGCTGGCCGCCCTGGCGTCCGCCCCGCGGGAGATCCCGACCGTCGGGCTCGACCACCTGCACGCGCCCGCCGTGAGCATCCGGGAGCAGGCGGCGATCGTCGTGTCGGTCCTGCGCACCCGGGCGGACGAGGGGGCGCCGGACGTCACGTTCCGCGAACTCGTCGCCGGGGTCGACCAGGCGGGTATCGTGGTGGCTCGTTTCCTCGCGATCCTGGAGCTGTACCGGAACGCCTCCATCTCGTTCGAACAACTCGAACCGCTCGGGGAACTGGTCCTCCGGTGGACCGCGCTCGACTGGACGGACGAGAGCCTCGCGAACCTGGGAGCCGACTATGACGGATGA
- a CDS encoding ParA family protein — MSSIPTTASGTGDIVTGPTGRPVRAFPVPEELDGHGPARIISLCNQKGGVGKTTTAINLGAALAEYGRRVLAVDFDPQGALSAGLGVRTHDIPTVYDLLMGAVKDPNQVIQPTNVPLLDVIPANIDLSAAEVHLVNEVAREQILASVLRKVSNDYDVILIDCQPSLGLLTVNALTAAHGVLIPLECEFFALRGVALLIETIDKVRDRLNPALTLDGILPTMYDSRTLHSREVMERVVETFGDRVLDTVIGRTVKFPDATVSARPITQTAPEHAAAHAYRQLARELVQRGAVA, encoded by the coding sequence GTGAGCAGCATCCCGACGACAGCCTCCGGCACCGGCGACATCGTCACGGGTCCGACCGGCCGACCCGTGCGGGCGTTCCCCGTACCGGAGGAGCTGGACGGCCACGGCCCCGCGCGCATCATCTCGCTGTGCAACCAGAAGGGCGGGGTCGGCAAGACCACCACCGCCATCAACCTCGGCGCCGCGTTGGCCGAGTACGGCCGCCGCGTGCTCGCGGTCGACTTCGACCCGCAGGGTGCCCTGTCCGCCGGGCTCGGTGTGCGGACGCACGACATCCCCACCGTCTACGACCTGCTGATGGGCGCCGTGAAGGACCCGAACCAGGTCATCCAGCCGACGAACGTGCCCCTGCTCGACGTCATCCCCGCGAACATCGACCTGTCCGCGGCCGAGGTGCACCTGGTGAACGAGGTCGCGCGCGAGCAGATCCTGGCGAGCGTCCTGCGCAAGGTGTCGAACGACTACGACGTCATCCTCATCGACTGCCAGCCGTCCCTCGGCCTGCTCACCGTGAACGCCCTGACCGCGGCACACGGCGTGCTCATCCCGCTCGAGTGCGAGTTCTTCGCCCTCCGCGGGGTCGCGCTGCTCATCGAGACGATCGACAAGGTGCGCGACCGGCTCAACCCGGCGCTGACCCTCGACGGCATCCTGCCGACCATGTACGACTCGCGCACGCTGCACTCGCGGGAAGTCATGGAGCGCGTCGTCGAGACCTTCGGCGACCGTGTCCTCGACACCGTCATCGGGCGCACCGTGAAGTTCCCGGACGCCACGGTCTCGGCGCGGCCGATCACGCAGACGGCCCCGGAGCACGCCGCGGCCCACGCCTACCGGCAGCTCGCCCGGGAGCTCGTCCAGCGTGGCGCCGTCGCCTGA